The Pollutimonas sp. M17 sequence CCTTCCGTCGTCACTTCGCGTACGCCAGTCATCTTGCCGTCATAAGTGGCTAACGCACCAAGCTTTACATAGGTGCCGCCGCTGCCCGAAAGGGTCACACCAAGGTCATCGACGATATTGCCGGCCGTCACGGAGCCATCTTGCAGGTCAAGGTTGACCTTGCTGTTCCCACTGTCGCCGCTACGGTTGACTTGCAGCAATGTGCCGTTGTTTTCGACCAGCTTGGCGCCGTCGCCAACGACGATGTTTTGAGTCTGATGGCCTCGATCCAGGTTCGATACAAAGCTGGCGCCCGTTGTGCTTATCGTACTGTGGGTCAGATATACATTGGCGCTGTTCTCCAGCTTGATGCCGGCCGATTGCTTGCCAGTGGCGGTCAAGTCGCTTCCGCTGATATGAAGCTCGGAAACTTCACGATTGCGCCGGGATTTTTCAGACGTCACAACAGCCACGGCGGATCCCTTGCCCTCTACATTCACCGTGCTGTTGTTCAGAATAACCTTGCCGCCATCCTGAGACACCACAGCATGGCTGCCCCGGCCAGTTGCGCTGACAGTGGAATCCTCTACCGAGACTTCACTACGTTTTCCGTTTGCCTTGACAGCCACGGCGTTGTTGCCGGTTGCCGACACAGTGGAATCGTTCACTTCAACCTGCGAGGACGAAACATGCCTGTTTCTACCATGCTTGCCGCTCCTGTCCTCCTGTTGGGCGAGCACCGCTATGGAGCTCGACCCGGAAGAGCTGATCTGCGCTCTTTCGATCTGTATGTCTCCACCTGCGGCCAGGGCGCCCACGCTTTTATCACCAAGGGCTGCAACCTCGCCACCTATCAGAATGACTTCGGCGCCACGGGTTGCGGCTACACCCACCGCGGGTTTAGAGGCGGAATGCGATCTATGTGTTTTTTCGCCGCTGCCGGCGACGATCTCGCTGCCGATACTGATAACGGAAGTGCCTTTGCCATCCGCCTGCACACCCACGCTCTTGGCATTCAGACGAGAGCCCAGCAGATAGGCCCGGCCAGCGTCCTGCACATCGACAGCGACCCCGCTCCTGCCATTGGCGGTCAAATCAGCGTCAATCACCGCCGCAACGCTACCACGATCCTCAACCGATAAGGCAACGCCATTCGAACCGGTAGCGGCAATGGAACCGCCTATGACACCGACGCGAGCGCCCTTGTTGACGGCAATGCCCTTATCTCTTCCCTGAACCTCGCTGTTGATCAAAAGAGCGCGTGCGCCTTTGCTCACTTGCACGCCGGTGGAATCATCCCCGGTGGCTTCGATGGTTGTGCCAACAACGGACAGCGAGGAATCATTGCCGCTGACGGACGCACCCGTTGCTCGATCCCCATAGGCTTGAACGTCACTGCCAATGAGTTGCGCTTTTCCTTTGCTCCGAACTTCAACCCCAAGTCCCTTTGCCATGACCGTCGAATTGGCAATCAGAGCTTGGGCGCCGTCTTCGACAAGGATCGCCCGGCCATTGCGGCCACTGCTTTTCAAGCTGGAGCCCAAGACGATGGCTTGACTGCCCCTTCCATCGACGTTCAGCGCCACTCCATTGTTCCCGCTCGCTGATACCTTGCTGCCCACCAGGAACGCCTTGCCGCCGTCTTCCACATCCAGCCCGATAGCGTTATTGCCTTTGGTAGAAACGTCGACGGACTTGCCGATCACCACTGAGCGCTTGCTGGATACGCTTACTCCATTTGCAGAATGCCCACGTGTTTGCACACTGGACTTGTCAATGGTGGCAAGCCCTCCTTTGCTCACGCTGACCCCATCGGCGCCATCGCCACGAGTGGATATGCGAGTCCTGTCGACAATGGCAGTGGAACCATGGCCGGACACCTTTATGCCGTCGGAGTATCGGCCATCGCTCGTGATTTCCGCCCTGCGTAGAGTAACCTCCCCGCCATCGAGCGCCTGGACGACATCGCTTCGCGAGCCCCGGGTGCGCAGCTCGGTGCCATCGACATGAATTTTTCCGCCCTGCTTATTGGCCTGCAAAGCCGGCGAGTTGGCATTATTGGTCGTAATTTTACCGTTCTCGAGCGTCACAATACTGTCGCGGCGATGATGTCCGCGATCACGGTCCCCAGTGGCGCTGACAGCAGGGCCTTGCCCGTATTTGTGGCCGCTGGCCTCGATATCGGCGCCCTTCAGCTTGATCTTGCCCCCGCTGTTCGCGTTGACGAGGTTGCCCGCCTGGCCTTGTATGCTGGTCTTGAATCCGCTGATTTCACCGCCACGCTTGGCCTCGAGGTACTTATAGGAAGTACCGTGCTTGAGCTTGACATCGTCCTTACCGCTGGCCACCACGACTTTGTTCGGGCCCGGGCCTGCGGCATATGCTGGGGAAAACACGACTAGCAATGCCGCTGTGAGCGCCGAGAGGGCGATTGCGGGTCTGGATATATTGAGGCCTGACATCAAGAACTCCCCTGTGCTTACGCACGTTTTGGTTTTTTAATCAACGATTGTGTTTAAAATGGCAACAGCGTAGGTTAAATACTTAAATTTATTCTTTTAAATCAATATATTGTTTCAACAATCTTGATTCATCCTGTTGCAGTCCATTTAAATTATATACACAAGTGTGTTAAAACGGGAGGATGTTGCACGTCAACCACGGGACAGTGGGGAACAGAATGACAAGGCTATTCAAACTGCTTGCGAAACGAACTCTTCAATGCAAGAGGCGGCAAAGAATCACGAGACGAAGAAAGATTGGATGCTTACACCATACGCATTTGCCAGCTTAACGGCGCGTTCCAATGGCATGGAAGTCGTTTATCTTGCGCACAGCCCGCAGCACATAGCTCAATATGCCGATGAACTTCGAGCTTTCGGTTTTAATGTGCTGATTTGCTCCAGCATAGCTGCCGTGCGTTCCTGCTTGGCTGCAAGCGCAGCACCATTGATTGTTTTACAGGCAACCCCGGCCACCGTTCATCTCGCCGTTGCTCAACTTCGTGTGGCCTTTTGCCGCGCCAGCATAGTAGTCATCACAGATTTCCCAGACCGACTGTCAAGAGCGGGCGCGCTGTTGTCCGGTGCGGATGCATGTGTGGATGCTGCACCTGATTCCCTTGAGTTGATCGCTGCGCTTTTGGCCTCGCTGCGTCGCCTGAGGGTTGAAGGAAAACACCGAAAAGTGGAGAATATTTTTCACAAAGAGGCTGATGTCGATCCTGGTGAAAGAGCGACGGCATATAAAGCCGTATGTGAGACCAACCCCCAAGGCGAATGGAGTTTGGAGAATGACGGCTGGATCCTAGAGGCTCCGAATGGGGCCAGGATGGAACTGAACCACTCAGAGCGGAACATAATGCTTCGGTTTTTCAGCCATCCGAAAGAACCTCTGACCCGTGCAAGCCAGGATGCTTTATACAACCCGGAAGGTGGTAGAGTTACCCGTAGCCTCGATGTCGCTATCAGCAGGCTGAGAAAAAAGGCTGCTGCGCATGCAATCCGGCTGCCCATACGTAGTATTAGAGGGGAAGGCTATGTTTTCGCTGCCGGCGAGCTGCTGAACAACAATGATGACGCCCAAGCTTGAAGAGTCGGTTTCTGCTCGATCCAATTACCTGAACAAACAAGCGAATGCATGAATGTTGCACCGCCTATGCAGATACTCTTTGGCATCCTATCGATTCATTTTTCCGGGTGCTTTACCGAAAGCTGGTCCGCCAGGATTTCGATCTTGGTATTCAGCAAGTTCATCGACTCGACGCATAGCGAGATTAAGTCATCAGCATGCATATGGCTGATCAATGTATCCCCATTGCTCCCCTCCTCGGTCAAACCATGGTTACGCACCACATTCAGGAGCGACGCCACACCACAAGCTATGGTTCGTGACGATTCGAGTGCGGACAATAATGGTATTGCATCGATCTCGTGCCGTTCTGCCGCTTCGTATATCGTCCTGTCAAATCGCAGGGTATAAAAATAAGGTAAGTGCTTCTGACGTTCCATTTTTTATCAAGAGGTGATGAGCTTCGTGACATTTTTGTATGATGAATTCATTGCCAGCTGCAATGCGACCTCAGCTGCCACACGGTTTGCATACCCCACCCATGAAACTGGATAGAGAAGGATGAGGATAGGCGTTGCTATCGTCGGGATATGATATTAACCGCAAAAAAGTAAAAAACAAACACAGTTGTGTTTATTTTTTACTTTGTCTTCTGCTCTTCATCATCAGTCGCGTCTAAGAATCGGCAGGATTTTCGGTTCAGGCGCCAGGGCTTCTTCAATGGGCTCCATCGGTCGGCAACGATGGGCTCGATAGGAAATAATAGGCAACGCTGGCTTTACCGCCGCCACGTCTCTTTTGTGGTTTAGACGTATCGCAGTTAACCGTTCTTGCCATTTATGGCGAAGCCGTCTCCCATGCGAAAATAAACAACCAATCGATGTGGCTGAAGCTTTCTGGATTTCAGTTAGTCGACATGGTCGCACCGGCATGCGCCGCTACTATGCAAGGCGTGAACGAATAAATGTTTCGACTATGGAGTTGAGGATGCGTTTCTCGCCAGGGGAAAGCGCCAGGAAGTCGTCGAAGCTCACGCCATGAAAAGGCCAAGCGGTTTGAGCATCGTGCTTTTTTGCCCCCGCATCTTTGCTTAGGCTTTCTTTGCCAGGCTCCCTCGCTGACTCCTTTCCCTGCCTGAGCCACTCTGGCGTTACTTTCAATGCGTGAGCCAGCTTGATGAGAGCTACGCTCGTGGGTTCCGTACGCTGTCCGCTTTCATAATTACCTATAGCACTTTGCGTTAATCCACTGGCTAATGCAAGTTCTTTTTGCGTCCAGCCATAGCGCATTCTGACTTCACGCACTCGTTGGCCAAATGTTGTCATTCTTCTTATGATTTCCTATCCATGATGTTAAGCATCGGAAAAATGCTATGCGTTGCCACCAATGAATTAAGCAGATATTCTGAGTACATGCTGTTACACTTATACTGTCGGGTCGATTAGCCGTTGCGGCTGAAAGCTTATCCTATATGCTTCATCACGGACTACAAATATGTAAATTTGTGTTACAATCATTCGGGTGATAAAGCTTAAGCAAACCCTTCTTGACGGATTCAAGTCCATTTGTTTAGAGGCCGTTACTTCAATAGAAACATGAATTCACGGACCGGTAATGTGCAAGAGGCGCGAGCCAAGGCTTGGCATTGCTAATGACAAAGCCAAACCCACCGGAGAATTTTATACATAAAAATTAACCGCAGCTTTTATGATAAAGGAATATCGTGCTTCTAAATTGCCGAATTCTCCGAAGAAATGCGGCTTACTACTTGCCATGGAAAGCCGCTGACACCTAGAAGAGGAAAACGCGGCGAGTTTATTTAGCCTCCATGATGAATCTGGGAACACCATCAAGCATGGCGGTAAAGCGAAAATGCGACGCCGCATGCTGTTTTTTGAGCGCCAACATTTAAACACACATGTGTTTAAATGTTGGCGCTCAAAACGCACTGAATTCGCTTTTGAGGCAATGGTTGCTCACGCATAACATTCGTCGACAGAGCCATAGGCGCTGAGGTTCGCAGTTGCAACCGGCGCGTCGGCTCCACACCAATACTTTAGGAATGTTGGGAATTACCGCATGCGGGTCTTGGCCCAGTGCGGTTGGAATGGTGTAATTAACCGAGTTTGATGAATGCCCTGATCCCCCGATTATGGGGAAGAGCCGGAAGAGCCAGAGAGAGGCTTGATGCAAGTTTTGGTCGGGGCGACATGATTCGAACATGCGACTCCTGCGTCCCGAACGCAGTACTCTACCAGGCTGAGCTACGCCCCGATTACTCGTGAAGCTTGCCGCCGGACTTCAAACAACAAAAAACCGGCAACAACGGGATTGACTACCTACTACCTATCGCGTTCTACCGCGAAAGAACAAAATTCTAACAAAGAATCGCGATGAACGGAAACGGGGAAGCCGGCCAGGGCTTCCCGGGCCAGTCCGGCCTCGGCGGTGGCCGCCTGGCGGGTGTAGTCCAGCGCCTTGGTGTCCTGTATGGCGCGCGCCACGGCGGCGAAGTCGGCGTCGCCGGTGCGTATGGCGTCCTGGATCAGTTTTTTCTGTTCGGCGCTGCCCACTTCCATTACACGGATGAGCGGCATGGTCGGCTTGCCTTCGCGCAAGTCGTCACCTACGTTCTTGCCCAGCGCGTCGGCGTCGCCGCTGTAGTCCAGGACATCGTCGATCAACTGGAAGGCCGTGCCGATATGCCGGCCGTAGGCGGCGGCGGCCGCTTCCTGTTCCGGCGTGGCGCCGCCTACGATGGCGCCCACCTGGGCAGCCGCCTCGAACAGCTTGGCGGTCTTGTAGCGCACCACCTGCAGATAGCGGTCCAGCGAAACGTCGGGATCGTGGACGTTGAGCAGTTGCAGCACTTCGCCTTCGGCAATGACCGTGGTGGCGGCCGACAGGACTGACATGGCGGGCATGGAGTCCGATTCGACCATCATCTCGAACGAGCGCGAATACAGATAATCCCCCACGAGCACGCTGGCCGCATTGCCGAACACGGCATTGGCCGTGCTGCGGCCGCGCCGCAGGTCGGACTCATCGACGACGTCGTCGTGCAGCAAGGTGGCGGTGTGTATGAACTCGACCACGGCGGCCAGAAGATGATGCTTGCTTCCCGAGTAGCCCAGGGCATTGGCCACCATCAGCACCATGGCGGGCCGCATCCGCTTTCCGCCCGCCCCCACTATGTAGTCGCCTATGGTACGGATCAGGACGACGTCTGAATCGAGGCGCGCGCGTATTACCGCATCGACTGCCTTCATATCGTCTTCAATGGGGGCAATTAACTCGGGGAGATTCAAAGCGTGGTCCGGGTTCAAAGTTAGTATCGACACGATCTTTCGGATCAAGGCTAGGATTATACGTGACCCTCCGGCGGCCGGCCTTCGGTAAATTGGCGATAATGTGGGTTTTTCCCGCGATTTGTTCCTGGAGATTTTTGTGACTGCCAACGACTTGAGTACGCTGATTGGCCGCGCCGAACGTGTTCTGGCGCAGTTGGAAGCGTGGCTGCCCCCCGCCCCACCCGACATCGACTGGACGGCGCACGCCTTCCGCTGGCGCAAACGGGGCGCGCGGGGATGGCTGGATGCGGTCCAGAACGTTTCCAGCATCGATATGCGGGATCTTCAGCACATAGAGCGGCAGAAGTCCATCATCGACCGCAACACGCAGCACTTCCTGCACAAGAAGCCGGCCAACAACGTATTGATGACGGGCGCGCGCGGAACCGGGAAGAGCTCCCTGGTCAAGGCCATGCTGGCCGCTTATGGGGACCAGGGCCTGCGCCTTATCGAGGTCGACAAGGCCGACATGGGCGATCTGGGCGACATCGTCGATCTGGTCAGCGGGCGGCCCGAACGCTTCATCATTTTCTGCGACGATCTGTCCTTCGAGGAAGGCGAACCCGGCTACAAGGCCTTGAAGTCGGTGCTGGATGGCTCGGTCAGCGCTTCCGGCGACAATGTCCTCATCTACGCCACGTCGAACCGCCGGCATCTGATGCCGGAATACATGAGCGAAAATCTAAGTGCCAAGCACCAATCCGACGGCGAGATCCATCCCGGCGAGACCGTGGAGGAAAAGATTTCCCTGTCGGAGCGCTTCGGCCTGTGGCTGTCGTTCTACCCCTTCAAGCAGGACGACTACCTGGATATCGTGAATTACTGGCTGGCCGAGCATGGCTGTTCGCAGGCGGATATCGAGGCCTCGCGCACGGAAGCGCTGCAATGGGCGCTTGAACGCGGCTCGCGCTCGGGGCGGGTGGCACGCCAGTTCGCGCGCGACTGGGCGGCAAGGCATGTCTGAAAACATTCCAGAGGCGCCTGCCGCCCCCGCCTCCGCGGACAAGCCTTTCATCAAGGTGGCGGCAGGCCTGATCCTGCGGCCCGACGGCCAGTTGCTGTTGGCCCAGCGGCCCAGCGACAAGCCTTGGGCGGGGTGGTGGGAATTGCCCGGAGGCAAGATCGAGGCGGGCGAATCCACTCTGGAAGCACTGGCCCGCGAGCTGCAGGAAGAGCTTGGCATCCAGATTACCGATGCCTCGCCCTGGGTGACCTATACCCACGAATATCCCAAGAATATCGTGCAGCTGGCGTTTTGCCGGGTCTATGGCTGGGCGGGCACGCCCGCCGGCCTGGAGAACCAGGAACTGGCCTGGGTCGACCCGCAGGCCGAGCTGCCGGTCGGCCCCTTGCTGCCGGCCACCGAGCCGCCCCTGCGCTGGCTTCGACTGCCGGAGCAATACCTGATCACCTCTATCGGCAGCCAGGACAGGCTTGAGCCTTATCTGGAAAAGCTGGCGCTGGCCCTGCAAAAAGGCGTCAGGCTGGTGCAGTTCCGCGAATCCGCCTGGATGGCCGTATCGAAGCCCGACGCCTATGCCGCATTCAAGCGGATCGTGCAAATATGCCATGATGCCGGCGCCCGCTGCCTGGTCAACAGCGGCCACCCCGAAAGCTGGTGGGCGCTGGCCGACGGCGTGCATTTCCGGGCGGCGGATGCCCGCGCCCTGCTTGACCGCGTGCCGCCTTTGACGGGCGGCGGTGAAAACCATGCATCGCGGAACGCCGGCGAACACACCGCTCCGGCGACGAACGAAATCCGGGCCAAGGTCCCCGGCCTGATCGGGGTGTCGGCGCACGATGCCACCGATCTGGCGGCGGCGAGCGCGCTGGGCGCCGACTTCGCCTTACTGGGTCATGTGCTGGACACGCCCTCGCATCCCGGCCAGCCGGGCATGGGGTGGGATAGGTTTTCCTTGCTGGCCGCCCAGGCCGGCTTGCCGGTCTTCGCCATCGGCGGGCAATCGCCCGCCACGCAGGCCGAAGCCAGGCGGCATGGCGCGCACGGCATCGCGGGCATGCGCCAACTGATCGATCAGGATTGAAGCGGGCCGGCCGCCCTCCCCACAGGAAACCGCGCAGGCCGCGGCCGCCTGGACATCAGGGTTCCGGCAAAGCGGCGGCATCCCAGCCGCCGCCCAGGGCCGCAATCAATTGCACGCTGGCCACCAGCCGATCGGACGCCAGCGACAGGGCGGCCCGCTCCGTGCTCAGCGCGGTGGTTTCCACCTGCACCACGCTCAGGTAATCGATCAGTCCCGCTTCGTACTGGTTCTGCGTCAGGCGCAGGGATTCCCTGGCGGACGCCAGGGCACGGCCCTGCGTTGCCTGCTCCTGGCCCAATACGCGCAATTGCACCAGATAGTCTTCCACCTCGCGCAGGGCGGTCAGCACGGTCTGGCGGTAGGAAGCGGCTTGCGCGTCGTAGCCTGCGCGCGCTTCCTTCACCTGCGCCTCGCGCGCGCCGCCATCGAAGATGGTCAGCGCCAGCGCCGGGCCCAGCGACCAGAAGCTGGCGGGCGCGGTCAGCCACTGCGCCCATTGGCCGCTGCGATAGCCGGCTTGCGCGCTGAGCGTCAGATCCGGGAACCAGGCCGCCTGCGCCACGCCGATGCGCGCATTGGCTTCGGCCGTGCGCCGCTCCGCCGCCGCGATGTCGGGCCGCCTTTGCAGCAATTGAGACGGCAGGCCAACAGGAATAGCGGGTACCAATGCCAGCGCCGTCACGGCTTCGAGCGTGAATGCGGATGGGGCTCTTCCAAGCAGCACGGCGATGGCATGCTCCAGCTGCGCCCTTTGCCAATCCAGGGCCAGCAGCTGCGTGCGGCCGTTCTCCAGTTGCGTACGCGATACTTCGACATCCGCCTGCGCCGCCACTCCCGCGTCATAGCGGTTCTGCGTCATGGCCAGCGATCGCTCGTAAGCCGCCACGGTCTGCTGCAACAAGCGCTTTTCGGCGTCCATGATCCGCAGCCTGAAGTAGGTTTGCGCCAGGGTGGACTGCATGCTCAAGCGGGTTGCCGCGACATCGGCCGCACTGGCCTGCAAACCCGCGCTGCTGGATTCCACTGCGCGGCGCACCTTGCCCCACAGGTCCGGTTCCCAACTTACATTTCCGCTTAGCGTGTACTGATTGCCGGTGCTGTCGCCGCTGCCGGAAAACGAACCGGTGCCGCCGTTGCTGCCGCTGCCCGAACGCGTGGCCGATGCCGATGCGCCCAGCGTCGGGAAAAAGCCTGAACGGCTGGACTGAAGCAGCGCCTGCGCCTGGCGGTACTGGGCTTCGGCCTGGACGATGTCCAGGTTGCCTTCCTGCAAAGATTCCATCAGGCCCGTCAGCACCGCATCGCCGTACATCTGCCACCAGTCTCCCCGCAGTACGGCATCACCCGGTTGCGCCGGCACCCAGCCCCGGTTGGCCGCACTGTCGGCGCCACCAGCCAATGCCTCCTTATAAGCCAGGCCAGTGTCGACGGACGGCCGCTGATAGTCCGGTCCCACGGCGCAGGCGCCCAAGGCCAGCGCCATCCCGGCGACGGCCAGACATCTCAGCGCGGGCCAGCTCATCCTGTTCAGTACAACGAGACTATCCATACGTTCCATATCCATAAAAAACGGACCATCCTGCCAGGACCCTATCATGCCGGTGCCGCCGCGGACGCGCCGCGCCTGCGTTTGGCCCAAAGACGGAAGCGGTCCAGGTACAGATACACCACCGGCGTCGTATACAAGGTGAGTATCTGACTGACTATCAGCCCCCCCACGATGGTCAGTCCCAGCGGACGGCGCATCTCCACGCCTGCGCCCGTGGCCAGCACCAGAGGCAGCGCGCCGAACAGGGCCGAAATGGTGGTCATCATGATGGGCCGGAAACGAACCAGGCAGGCCTGATAGATCGCTTCGCGCGACGACAGGCCGTCGCGCCTTTCCGCCAGCAGGGCAAAGTCGACCATCATGATGGCATTCTTCTTGACGATGCCTATCAGCAGGAATACGCCGATCAGGGCGATCAGGGAGAACTCCTCGCCCAGCATCAGCAAGGCCAACAAGGCGCCGATGCCCGCCGAGGGAAGGGTTGAAAGAATGGTGATGGGATGCACATAGCTTTCATACAAAATGCCAAGGACGATATACATGGTCAGCAAGGCCGCCAATATCAGCCAGGGCTGCTGCGCCATGGATTCCTGCAAGGCCTGCGCCGTGCCCTGGAACCCCGCCTGTATCTGCTGGGTGGGCAGGCCGGTACGCGCGACGGCATCCTCGATGGAACGCGTGGCCTGCTCCAGCGTTACGCCCGGCGCCAGGCTGAATGAAATCGATTCCGCCGCGAACAGGCCTTCGTGATTGACGCTCAGCGGCGCGCTGCCCACCTCGAAGCGCGTAAAGGCCGACAAGGGCACGCGATTGCCATCGGCCGTAACCACCTGCACCTGCTTCAACGATTCGGCATCCTGGGCATAGCGCTCGTCCACGCCCATGACGACATGGTACTGATTCAGCGGACCGTAAATGACCGAGACCTGACGCTGGCTGAAAGAGTTGTTCAAGGTGGAGGCGATCAGGGACATGTTGACCCCCAGCCGCGTGGCCGCATCGCGATCGATGACCAGCTCCACGCGCCGCCCCTTGTCCTCGACGTCGGTGTCCACATCGACCAGTTCGGGCAGGCCGGCCATGGCCCTCTGTACTTTCGGCAGCCATTCCTTGAGCAGCGCCAGCTCGCTGCCCATCAGCGAGTAATCGTAGGATGCGCCGCTGCTCTGGCGCCCCCCTACAAAGATGTCCTGCTGCGGCACCAGCGTAAGCCGCGCGCCCGGCACGCCCTGGAACTTGCCGCGCAGGCGGTTCACGATCTGGGTGGCGCTGGCATTGCGTTCGGCAAGCGGCTTGAGCTGTATCATCATGAAGCTGGAGTTGCTGCCGCCCCGCCCCCCGACAAAGCCCGTGACGCTTTCTATGGCGGGATCCTGCATCAGCGTTTTTCTGAACCCGTCCAGCTTGGGCCTCATGGCATGAAAAGACGTGCCCTGATCGACGCGGAAGAAACCCAGCAACTGCCCGGTATCCTGCTGCGGAAAAAATCCCTTGGGAACGACCGCGTACAAATAGAAATTGAGCCCTATGGTTGCCGCGAGTAACAGCATCATGAAGCGGCCATGCGCCAGCGCCCATCCCAGAGAGCGCTTGTAGCCGCGCCAGAAAAATGCCCCCACGCCGCGCCTTCGGCTTGCTGCCCCCCAAGGGGGCGCTTTTTGCCTTGGGGCGGCCCGGCGGCAAAAAAATGCCCCCACGCTGCGCCTTCGGCTTGCTGCCCCCCAAGGGGGCGCTTTTTGCCTTGGGGCGGCCCGGCGGCAAAAAAATGCCCCCATGGCCTTGAAGGCCCGTGTCAGCATGCCCGCCCGTCGCGGCCGGCGGCCCGGGCCTGCCTTTAGAATCCGCGCGCACATCATGGGCGTCAAGGTGACGGAAATCACCAGGGACACCAGTATGGACACCGACAGCGTAACGGCGAACTCCCGGAACAGGCGGCCCACCAGTCCGCCCATGAGCAGCATGGGAATGAACACGGCCACCAGGGACAGGCTCATGGCCAGGACGGTGAAGCCCACTTCGCGCACGCCACGGATCGCGGCGCGCAAAGGCGACATGCCTTTTTCGATATGGCGCATGATGTTCTCGAGCACCACGATGGCATCGTCGACCACGAAACCGGTGGCCACGATCAGGGCCATCAACGAGATCGTATTCAGGGTATAGCCGAACCACAACATCAGGCTGAAGGTGGTGATGAGCGATGCGGGCACGGCGATGGCGGGAATCAGGGCGGCGCGTATATTGCGCAGGAACAGCAACACCACCAGCACCACCAGGACAACCGCGATCATCAGCGTGATCTCGGCCTCGTGGAGCGACGCCCGTATGCTGGGCGTGCGGTCCTGGGCGACGGTCAGCGCAACATGCGCCGGCAGCATGGCCTCGAATGCCGGCAATTGCTCGCGTATGGCATCGACCGTTTCGATGATGTTGGCATCGGCCTGCCGCCGAATGATCAACAGCACGGCCGGACTGTCGTTGAAATAGCCGGCATTGAACAGGTCCTCGACCGAATCCTCGACCCGTGCGACGTCCTGCAGCCTGATCGGCGAGCCTTCGCGCCAGGCGACGATCAGCGGCTTGTATTGCTCCGCCCGTGTCAACTGGCCTCCCGAACTGAGCTGCCAGTTGTAGCGGTCGTTCTCCACCACGCCGTTGGGACGCATGGTGTTGGCGTTCGACAGGGCCGTACGCACCTCATCCAGTGCCACGCCGGCGCTGTTCAGCGTCTGCGGATTGAGGCTGACGCGTATGGCCGGCAGCGAACTTCCGCCGACCTCGACCTCGCCCACGCCCACCACCTGAGACAGTTTCTGCGCCAGCACGGTGGACGCCAGATCGTACAACTGCCCTTGGGTGGCCGTCTTCGACGTCAGGGCCAGCACCATGACGGGCGCCGAAGAGGGGTTCACCTTGTGATAGGTGGGATTGCTGCGCAGGCTGGACGGCAGCATGCTGCGCGCCGCATTGATGGCCGCCTGCACGTCCCGCGCGGCGCTGTTGATATCCCGATCCATGTCGAACATCATGAAGATGCGGGTCGAGCCTTCGGTGCTGCGCGAGCTCATTTCGCTAAGCCCCGCGATCGACCCCAGCGAC is a genomic window containing:
- a CDS encoding autotransporter domain-containing protein, which produces MSGLNISRPAIALSALTAALLVVFSPAYAAGPGPNKVVVASGKDDVKLKHGTSYKYLEAKRGGEISGFKTSIQGQAGNLVNANSGGKIKLKGADIEASGHKYGQGPAVSATGDRDRGHHRRDSIVTLENGKITTNNANSPALQANKQGGKIHVDGTELRTRGSRSDVVQALDGGEVTLRRAEITSDGRYSDGIKVSGHGSTAIVDRTRISTRGDGADGVSVSKGGLATIDKSSVQTRGHSANGVSVSSKRSVVIGKSVDVSTKGNNAIGLDVEDGGKAFLVGSKVSASGNNGVALNVDGRGSQAIVLGSSLKSSGRNGRAILVEDGAQALIANSTVMAKGLGVEVRSKGKAQLIGSDVQAYGDRATGASVSGNDSSLSVVGTTIEATGDDSTGVQVSKGARALLINSEVQGRDKGIAVNKGARVGVIGGSIAATGSNGVALSVEDRGSVAAVIDADLTANGRSGVAVDVQDAGRAYLLGSRLNAKSVGVQADGKGTSVISIGSEIVAGSGEKTHRSHSASKPAVGVAATRGAEVILIGGEVAALGDKSVGALAAGGDIQIERAQISSSGSSSIAVLAQQEDRSGKHGRNRHVSSSQVEVNDSTVSATGNNAVAVKANGKRSEVSVEDSTVSATGRGSHAVVSQDGGKVILNNSTVNVEGKGSAVAVVTSEKSRRNREVSELHISGSDLTATGKQSAGIKLENSANVYLTHSTISTTGASFVSNLDRGHQTQNIVVGDGAKLVENNGTLLQVNRSGDSGNSKVNLDLQDGSVTAGNIVDDLGVTLSGSGGTYVKLGALATYDGKMTGVREVTTEGGKQKINFEGGSSIGNLSIDGKAVTSGGLIEQRIHAAQDVTVNDATLGGNWQIDGKLISKNGGIIKPGNSVGAISTASIDWQAGTVYQVEINKAGQSDLVEVTGAANIANTKLVVSEENGQGRFRLNHDYTVLTAAGGVDGQFTSSDWAGTAYPLISMNTLYSDNAVAVRMGVNHQALSTMGFTQNQRTTGFGAASVAGANATVDEAFFSPDPAQAFDQLSGEVHASARSLLFSDMLSTNAALQSHMRANLGAELQPGKPIAAVGDTPTGAQPKYNDYPLWVRFNAASIDMGGNDNAASARYSPTRLLVGVDKGLAGGWRLGAAAGISSGDFSVNARSSKGNINNYTFALYGGNSWRVGAGKLNLMLGGGYTRHTLDTNRHVSLGGGQKLSADYHGSTWQLFGDLGYVIPWGETHNVEPYVNISWFDQHMGSFSESGGDAALSSSATSAKLSSYTLGLRSALVFPGGTRAFTVRTNLGWRHAGEDRSPTRTMRFIEGAGSSFSVVGAPIAKNSLLVGLGGEVALDEYFAMGLSYNGEFGSGNSDNAGSLYVKVRF
- a CDS encoding winged helix-turn-helix domain-containing protein, which translates into the protein MQEAAKNHETKKDWMLTPYAFASLTARSNGMEVVYLAHSPQHIAQYADELRAFGFNVLICSSIAAVRSCLAASAAPLIVLQATPATVHLAVAQLRVAFCRASIVVITDFPDRLSRAGALLSGADACVDAAPDSLELIAALLASLRRLRVEGKHRKVENIFHKEADVDPGERATAYKAVCETNPQGEWSLENDGWILEAPNGARMELNHSERNIMLRFFSHPKEPLTRASQDALYNPEGGRVTRSLDVAISRLRKKAAAHAIRLPIRSIRGEGYVFAAGELLNNNDDAQA
- a CDS encoding helix-turn-helix domain-containing protein — translated: MTTFGQRVREVRMRYGWTQKELALASGLTQSAIGNYESGQRTEPTSVALIKLAHALKVTPEWLRQGKESAREPGKESLSKDAGAKKHDAQTAWPFHGVSFDDFLALSPGEKRILNSIVETFIRSRLA
- a CDS encoding polyprenyl synthetase family protein, yielding MNLPELIAPIEDDMKAVDAVIRARLDSDVVLIRTIGDYIVGAGGKRMRPAMVLMVANALGYSGSKHHLLAAVVEFIHTATLLHDDVVDESDLRRGRSTANAVFGNAASVLVGDYLYSRSFEMMVESDSMPAMSVLSAATTVIAEGEVLQLLNVHDPDVSLDRYLQVVRYKTAKLFEAAAQVGAIVGGATPEQEAAAAAYGRHIGTAFQLIDDVLDYSGDADALGKNVGDDLREGKPTMPLIRVMEVGSAEQKKLIQDAIRTGDADFAAVARAIQDTKALDYTRQAATAEAGLAREALAGFPVSVHRDSLLEFCSFAVERDR